A window of Equus przewalskii isolate Varuska chromosome 16, EquPr2, whole genome shotgun sequence contains these coding sequences:
- the DIS3 gene encoding exosome complex exonuclease RRP44 isoform X2 — MSAENQLQVVFITNDRRNKEKAIEEGIPAFTCEEYVKSLTANPELIDRLACLSEEGSEIESGKVIFSEHLPLSKLQQGIKSGTYLQGTFRASRENYLEATVWVHGDTEENKEIILQGLKNLNRAIHEDIVAVELLPKNQWVAPSSVVLHDEGQNEDDVEKEEERERILKTAVNEKMLKPTGRVVGIIKRNWRPYCGMLSKSDIKESRRHLFTPADKRIPRIRIETRQASTLEGRRIIVAVDGWPRNSRYPNGHFVKNLGEVGDKETETEVLLLEHDVPHQPFSQAVLSFLPKMPWSITEKDMKNREDLRHLCVCSVDPPGCTDIDDALHCRELENGNLEVGVHIADVSHFIRPGNALDQESARRGTTVYLCEKRIDMVPELLSSNLCSLRCNVDRLAFSCIWEMNHNAEILKTRFTKSAINSKASLTYAEAQMRIDSATMNDDITTSLRGLNKLAKILKKRRIEKGALTLSSPEVRFHMDSETHDPIDLQTKELRETNSMVEEFMLLANISVAKKIHEEFSEHALLRKHPAPPPSNYEILVKAAKSKNLEIKTDTAKSLADSLDRADSPSFPYLNTLLRILATRCMMQAVYFCSGMDNDFHHYGLASPIYTHFTSPIRRYADIIVHRLLAVAIGADCTYPELTDKHKLAHLCKNLNFRHKMAQYAQRASVAFHTQLFFKSKGIVSEEAYILFVRKNAIVVLIPKYGLEGTVFFEEKDKPKPRLIYDDEIPSLKIEDTVFHIFDKVKVKIVLDSSNLQHQKIRMSLVEPQIPGISIPMDTSNMDINEPERKKKKLEK, encoded by the exons AGTGAAATAGAAAGTGGAAAAGTAATATTTTCAGAGCATCTTCCCTTAAGTAAGCTACAACAAGGCATAAAATCTGGTACATACCTTCAAGGAACATTTAGAGCCAGCAGGGAAAATTATTTAGAAGCTACCGTCTGGGTTCATGGTGACACTGAGGAAAATAAAGAG ATAATCTTACAAGGACTCAAAAATTTAAACCGAGCTATTCATGAAGATATTGTGGCTGTGGAGCTTCTCCCCAAGAATCAGTGGGTAGCTCCGTCTTCTGTGGTTTTACATGACGAAGGTCAAAATGAAGACGatgtggagaaagaagaggagagagaacgcATT cttAAGACTGctgtaaatgaaaaaatgttaaagccGACCGGTAGAGTTGTTGGAATAATAAAGAGGAATTGGAGACCATATTGTGGCATGCTTTCTAAGTCTGATATTAAGGAG TCAAGAAGGCATCTCTTTACACCTGCTGATAAGAGAATCCCTAGAATTCGGATAGAAACCAGACAAGCGTCTACTTTAGAAGGACGGAGaattattgttgctgttgatGGTTGGCCCAGAAATTCCAGATATCCAAAT GGACACTTTGTAAAAAATTTAGGGGAAGTTggagataaagagacagaaacagaagttTTGTTACTTGAGCACGATGTTCCCCATCAGCCTTTTTCTCAGGCCGTTCTTAGCTTTCTACCAAAGATGCCCTGGAGCATTACTGAAAAG GACATGAAAAATCGAGAAGACCTGAGACATCTGTGTGTTTGTAGTGTGGACCCACCAGGATGTACTGATATAGATGATGCTCTACATTGTAGAGAGCttgaaaatggaaatttggaG gTTGGTGTTCATATTGCTGATGTTAGCCACTTTATTAGGCCGGGAAATGCTTTAGATCAAGAATCAGCCAGAAGGGGAACAACTGTATATCTTTGTGAAAAG AGGATTGACATGGTTCCAGAGTTGCTTAGCTCTAACTTATGTTCCTTGAGATGTAACGTTGACAG GTTGGCATTTTCATGTATTTGGGAAATGAATCACAATGCTGAAATCTTAAAAACGAGGTTTACTAAAAGTGCCATTAATTCGAAG GCTTCTCTTACATATGCGGAAGCTCAGATGAGAATTGATTCAGCAACCATGAATGATGATATCACCACTAGTCTCCGTGGACTAAATAAACTAgctaaaatcttgaaaaaaagaagaattgaaaaagg ggCTTTGACTCTTTCTTCTCCGGAAGTTCGATTCCACATGGACAGTGAAACTCACGATCCTATAGATCTGCAGACCAAGGAACTTAG AGAAACAAATTCCATGGTAGAAGAATTTATGTTACTTGCCAATATCTCTGTtgcaaaaaaaattcatgaagaaTTTTCTGAACATGCTCTGCTTCGGAAACATCCGGCTCCTCCTCCATCAAATTATGAAATTCTTGTTAAGGCAGCTAAATCCAAG aacttggaaattaaaactgataCAGCCAAATCTTTGGCTGACTCTTTGGACCGGGCTGATTCTCCTAGTTTCCCGTATCTAAACACCCTGCTACGAATCTTAGCCACTCGCTGCATGATGCAGGCTGTGTACTTCTGCTCGGGAATGGATAATGATTTTCATCACTATGGCTTAGCATCACCAATATACACACATTTTACCTCACCCATCAGAAG ATACGCAGACATCATTGTTCATCGGTTGCTGGCTGTGGCTATAGGGGCAGACTGCACTTATCCAGAGTTGACAGACAAACACAAGCTTGCACATTTATGTAAGAATCTCAATTTCCGGCACAAAATGGCTCAGTATGCCCAACGTGCATCAGTGGCTTTTCATACCCAG ttatttttcaaaagcaaaggaaTAGTAAGTGAAGAAGCCTATATTCTATTTGTAAGAAAGAATGCTATTGTGGTGTTAATTCCAAAGTATGGTTTAGAAGGTAcagtcttctttgaagaaaaggaCAAACCAAAGCCACGGCTTATTTATGATGATGAG ATACCTTCACTTAAAATAGAAGATACAGTGttccatatatttgataaagttAAAGTGAAGATCGTGTTAGATTCATCTAATCTTCAGCATCAGAAAATCCGAATGTCTCTGGTAGAACCACAG ATACCAGGAATAAGCATTCCTATGGATACTTCAAACATGGACATTAATgaaccagagagaaagaagaagaagctTGAAAAGTAG